From Xiphophorus couchianus chromosome 4, X_couchianus-1.0, whole genome shotgun sequence, a single genomic window includes:
- the LOC114143505 gene encoding phospholipase A2 inhibitor and Ly6/PLAUR domain-containing protein-like isoform X2, whose protein sequence is MFLFTLVLVVLFLPEADNLKCKCEPSRYGTCAKETTECPSEDDRCSVRTQVYYLGGAKSEYNSKGCIRSDLCLNYSISYGAYRIVQNTKCCSEDLCNAQINYTKPISTPNRKKCYNCDEENCMKTVKCAGDENYCINVTGYTQGERFIMKGCASKLVCSGHFSSVMSQFTSRPPGAKISCCRGNYCNGASSTISPGSKSSASSTSPTLLLLLVPLLFSNFFS, encoded by the exons ATGTTCCTCTTCACTTTGGTGCTGGTGGTGCTGTTTCTACCGGAAG ctgacaacctgaaatgtaaatgtgaacCTAGCCGCTACGGAACTTGCGCTAAGGAAACAACTGAATGTCCCTCAGAGGACGATCGTTGTTCAGTAAGAACACAAGTCTATTATTTAG GTGGTGCAAAGTCTGAGTACAACTCCAAAGGTTGCATTAGGTCTGATCTGTGTCTTAATTACTCTATCAGCTATGGAGCTTACAGAATTGTACAAAACACCAAGTGCTGCAGTGAAGATCTCTGCAACGCCCAGATTAACTACACAAAACCTA TCTCCACTCCAAATAGAAAAAAGTGCTACAACTGTGATGaagaaaactgcatgaaaacCGTTAAATGTGCAGGGGATGAAAACTACTGCATTAATGTAACAG gaTATACACAAGGAGAACGTTTCATAATGAAGGGTTGTGCCTCTAAGTTGGTGTGCTCAGGTCATTTTTCTTCAGTGATGAGTCAGTTTACTTCACGGCCCCCTGGAGCAAAGATTAGCTGCTGCCGGGGCAACTACTGCAACGGCGCCAGCAGCACCATCAGCCCAGGAAGCAAAAGCAGCGCCAGCAGCACCAGTCCCACCCTGCTGCTCCTGTTGGTGCCTCTGttgttttctaactttttttcttag
- the LOC114143506 gene encoding phospholipase A2 inhibitor and Ly6/PLAUR domain-containing protein-like yields MFLFTLVLVVLFLPEADNLKCKCEPDQYGTCAKETTECPSEDDRCSVRTQVFYLGGSKSERNSKDCFMFDLCLNYSISYGDYRIVQNSKCCSEDLCNAQINYTKLVSTPNRKKCYNCDEENCMKTVKCAGDENYCVNVTGYTQGERFIMKGCASKLVCSDHFSLVMSQFTTRPPVAKISCCRGNYCNGASSTISPGSKSSASSTSPTLLLLLVPLLFSILFS; encoded by the exons ATGTTCCTCTTCACTTTGGTGCTGGTGGTGCTGTTTCTACCGGAAG ctgacaacctgaaatgtaaatgtgaacCTGACCAATATGGAACTTGCGCTAAGGAAACAACTGAATGTCCCTCAGAGGACGATCGTTGTTCAGTAAGAACACAAGTCTTTTATTTAG GTGGTTCAAAGTCTGAGCGGAACTCCAAAGATTGCTTTATGTTTGATCTGTGTCTTAATTACTCTATCAGCTATGGAGATTACAGAATTGTACAAAACAGCAAGTGCTGCAGTGAAGATCTCTGCAACGCCCAGATTAACTACACAAAACTTG TCTCCACTCCAAATAGAAAAAAGTGCTACAACTGTGATGaagaaaactgcatgaaaacCGTTAAATGTGCAGGGGATGAAAACTACTGCGTTAATGTAACAG gaTATACACAAGGAGAACGTTTCATAATGAAGGGATGTGCCTCTAAGTTGGTGTGCTCAGATCATTTTTCTTTAGTGATGAGTCAATTTACTACACGGCCCCCTGTAGCAAAGATTAGCTGCTGCCGGGGCAACTACTGCAACGGCGCCAGCAGCACCATCAGCCCAGGAAGCAAAAGCAGCGCCAGCAGCACCAGTCCCACCCTGCTGCTCCTGTTGGTGCCTCTGTTGTTTTCTATCTTATTTTCTTAG